One genomic window of Onychostoma macrolepis isolate SWU-2019 chromosome 25, ASM1243209v1, whole genome shotgun sequence includes the following:
- the galk2 gene encoding N-acetylgalactosamine kinase, whose translation MATVPPKIKVLFSGNERLQKLKEAFHGKYGQMPLFFACAPGRVNLIGEHIDYCGYAVLPMAIEQSILAAVSVSDFKTVQLANTDPKYKDFTVSADGISIDRKNPQWHYYFLCGVRGIQEHLSLSLLAGMCCMVDGTIPASSGLSSSSALVCCAGLVTMEANQKSLSKVTLAETCAKCERYIGTEGGGMDQSISFLAEEGTAKLIEFNPLRATDVRLPDGAVFVIANCCVEMNKAASSHFNMRVVECRIATKMLAKARGLDWSRLLKLGDLQKELQVSLEQMLELVEVLHPEPYSRDEICKTLGISAEQLCEDILSANTQHATDFKLYQRARHVYGEAARVLQFKAVCDSSPANAIAQLGDLMNRSHTSCRDLYECSCLELDQLVDICLQAGAVGSRLTGAGWGGCTVSMVPGERIDSFLQTVRERYYAPDARRSALEKQSLFVTRPGGGAAIFIE comes from the exons ATGGCCACAGTTCCTCCGAAAATCAAGGTGTTGTTCAGTGGAAATGAAAG GTTGCAGAAACTGAAAGAGGCTTTTCATGGAAAATATGGACAAATGCCTCTGTTCTTCGCTTGTGCTCCAGGGAGGGTGAATTTGATAG GTGAGCATATTGATTATTGTGGCTATGCTGTCTTGCCAATGGCAATAGAGCAGAGTATTCTTGCTGCAGTTTCTGTCAGTGACTTCAAAACAGTCCAGCTGGCCAACACTGACCCCAAATACAA GGATTTCACTGTGTCTGCTGATGGCATCTCCATTGACAGAAAGAATCCTCAGTGGCACTATTACTTCCTCTGTGGAGTGAGAGGAATCCAG GAGCACTTGAGCTTGTCTTTGTTGGCAGGGATGTGCTGTATGGTAGACGGGACTATCCCGGCCAGCTCAGGTCTTTCCAGCTCCAGTGCCCTGGTGTGCTGTGCCGGGCTGGTCACGATGGAGGCCAATCAGAAGTCTCTGTCTAAG GTGACTCTTGCAGAGACGTGTGCCAAGTGTGAGCGTTATATTGGCACTGAGGGGGGAGGAATGGATCAGTCCATTTCTTTTCTCGCGGAGGAGGGAACA GCGAAGCTGATTGAGTTTAATCCGCTGCGAGCCACGGACGTGAGGCTGCCTGACGGGGCTGTGTTTGTAATCGCCAACTGTTGTGTGGAGATGAACAAGGCGGCGTCGTCTCACTTCAACATGAGGGTGGTGGAGTGCCGCATTGCCACAAAG ATGCTGGCTAAGGCGCGCGGGCTGGACTGGAGTCGTCTGCTGAAGCTGGGAGATCTGCAGAAGGAGCTGCAGGTGAGTCTGGAGCAGATGCTGGAGCTGGTGGAGGTGCTGCACCCCGAGCCCTACAGCAGAGACGAGATCTGCAAGACTCTGGGCATCAGCGCCGAACAGCTGTGTGAAGACATCCTCAGTGCCAACACTCAACACG CGACCGATTTTAAATTGTACCAGCGTGCCAGGCACGTGTACGGCGAGGCTGCGCGTGTCCTGCAGTTTAAGGCCGTGTGCGACTCTTCCCCTGCCAACGCCATCGCTCAGCTGGGCGACCTTATGAACCGAAGCCACACCAGCTGCAGAGACTTGTACGAGTGCAGCTGTCTTGAGCTGGACCAGCTGGTGGACATATGTCT GCAGGCGGGCGCCGTGGGGTCGAGGTTAACTGGAGCTGGATGGGGAGGCTGCACGGTTTCCATGGTACCCGGAGAACGAATAGATTCTTTTCTCCAAACTGTGAGAGAACGTTATTATGCGCCTGACGCCCGTCGATCCGCTCTGGAGAAGCAGAGTTTATTCGTGACAAGGCCGGGAGGAGGGGCGGCGATTTTCATAGAGTAA
- the cops2 gene encoding COP9 signalosome complex subunit 2 — MSDMEDDFMCDDEEDYDLEYSEDSNSEPNVDLENQYYNSKALKEDDPKAALSSFQKVLELEGEKGEWGFKALKQMIKINFKLTNFPEMMNRYKQLLTYIRSAVTRNYSEKSINSILDYISTSKQMDLLQEFYETTLDALKDAKNDRLWFKTNTKLGKLYLEREEFGKLQKILRQLHQSCQTDDGEDDLKKGTQLLEIYALEIQMYTAQKNNKKLKALYEQSLHIKSAIPHPLIMGVIRECGGKMHLREGEFEKAHTDFFEAFKNYDESGSPRRTTCLKYLVLANMLMKSGINPFDSQEAKPYKNDPEILAMTNLVSAYQNNDITEFEKILKTNHSNIMDDPFIREHIEELLRNIRTQVLIKLIKPYTRIHIPFISKELNIDVADVESLLVQCILDNTINGRIDQVNQLLELDHQKRGGARYTSLDKWTNQLNSLNQAIVSKLA; from the exons ATGTCTGATATGGAAGATGATTTCATGTGCGATGATGAGGAGGATTATGACTTG GAGTATTCAGAGGACAGCAACTCTGAACCCAATGTTGATTTGGAGAATCAGTACTACAACTCCAAAGCCCTGAAAGAAGATGATCCTAAAGCAGCCCTGAGCAGCTTCCAGAAG gTGCTGGAGCTGGAGGGCGAGAAAGGAGAATGGGGCTTCAAAGCACTGAAACAGATGATTAAGATCAACTTCAAGCTT acaaaTTTTCCAGAAATGATGAACCGGTACAAACAGCTTTTGACGTATATTAGGAGTGCTGTCACCAGAAATTACTCTGAGAAATCAATCAACTCTATTCTAGATTATATCTCAACCTCCAAACAG ATGGACTTGCTACAAGAGTTTTATGAGACCACGCTGGATGCATTAAAAGATGCCAAAAATGACAGACTTTGGTTTAAAACTAATACCAAG CTGGGAAAGTTGTACTTGGAAAGAGAAGAGTTTGGAAAGCTCCAGAAAATTCTCAGGCAGTTGCATCAGTCATGTCAG ACGGATGACGGAGAGGACGACTTGAAGAAGGGCACTCAGCTGTTGGAGATCTATGCTTTGGAGATTCAGATGTATACGGCGcagaaaaacaacaagaaacTCAAAGCCCTGTATGAGCAGTCGTTACACATTAAATCAGCCATCCCACATCCACTCATCATGGGAGTCATCAGAG AATGTGGCGGTAAAATGCACCTGAGGGAGGGAGAGTTCGAGAAGGCACATACAGACTTTTTCGAGGCTTTCAAAAACTATGACGAGTCTGGAAGCCCCAGGCGAACCACTTGCCTGAAGTACCTGGTCTTGGCCAACATGCTGATGAAGTCTGGAATCAACCCATTTGATTCTCAAGAG GCAAAACCTTACAAAAATGATCCAGAAATTCTTGCAATGACAAACCTGGTAAG TGCCTACCAGAACAATGATATCACAGAATTTGAGAAAATCCTAAAGACGAATCACAGCAACATAATGGACGACCccttcatcagagaacatattGAGG AATTGTTACGGAACATAAGAACACAAGTGCTCATCAAATTGATTAAGCCTTACACTAGGATACACATACCATTTATTTCAAAG GAATTGAATATTGATGTTGCAGATGTGGAAAGCTTGCTTGTGCAGTGTATTTTAGACAA CACAATCAATGGTAGAATTGATCAAGTCAATCAGCTGTTGGAGCTCGATCACCAGAAAAGAGGCGGAGCCCGATACACCTCCCTGGACAAATGGACCAATCAGCTGAACTCTCTCAACCAGGCCATTGTTAGCAAACTGGCTTGA